In Lates calcarifer isolate ASB-BC8 linkage group LG23, TLL_Latcal_v3, whole genome shotgun sequence, a single genomic region encodes these proteins:
- the LOC108873424 gene encoding LOW QUALITY PROTEIN: ataxin-7-like protein 3 (The sequence of the model RefSeq protein was modified relative to this genomic sequence to represent the inferred CDS: inserted 1 base in 1 codon) produces the protein MKMEEVSMSSLDNSKLEGLAQDILSDLVEDACLGLCFEVHRAVKQGYFFLDDTDQESMRDFEIVDQPGLDVFGQVYNQWKNKECVCPNCSRSIAASRFAPHLEKCLGMGRNSSRIANRRYESKKNTNNKSESDQEDNDDVNDNDWSYGAEKKAKKRKSDKNPNSPXRSKSFKHKSSMMGPRRRMDNQESPRMLMKDEAFPQ, from the exons ATGAAAATGGAGGAGGTTTCAATGTCCAGCCTGGACAACAGCAAGCTGGAG GGCCTAGCTCAGGACATCCTGTCTGACCTGGTAGAGGATGCATGCCTGGGTCTTTGCTTCGAGGTCCACCGGGCCGTCAAGCAGGGCTATTTTTTCCTGGATGACACGGACCAAGAAAGCATGAGGGACTTTG AAATTGTGGACCAGCCAGGATTGGACGTGTTTGGCCAGGTTTACaaccagtggaaaaacaaagagtgtgTATGCCCCAACTGCAGCAGAAGCATTGCTGCCTCACGCTTCGCCCCACACCTGGAGAAATGCCTGGGGATGGGACGCAACAGCAGCCGCATAGCCAACCGCAGGTACGAGAGTAAAA aaaacacaaacaacaaatcagaGAGTGACCAAGAGGATAATGATGACGTCAACGATAATGACTGGTCTTATGGAGCAGAAAAGAAAG caaagaaaaggaaatcTGATAAG AATCCAAACTCAC GAAGATCCAAATCATTTAAGCATAAGAGCA GTATGATGGGTCCTAGACGTCGTATGGACAACCAGGAGAGCCCGCGCATGCTGATGAAAGATGAGGCATTCCCTCAATAA